acGACTTTTCTTGTGCTTACTTTCGGGAAACAAATAAAAGTCGAGGCTTTCTTAGAGTAACGGGCGAATGAATACAAACCGTAAGCCTCCCAATCTGAGTTTTATAAAAGAGATAAAAAactgtaaaagtatttaatactaaCTGTATAACAGCAATATAATAAGACCCCTTATTTAGTTCATGCATAATAAGCACATCGTACAAGTAGACAAGGCAGACATTTCAACATGCAAAAAGCATAGTTTGCATTTATATCGCTGCATTAATCATTGTGTGAGCAATTAAACAATGTAATAATCACGATACCTTAATTGTAATTAGGTTGAAATTACATAAACGCACGTCGGCGCGCGGCGCTGCAAACATTGCTGTGTTAAGCTAACCCACATATGTTAGAATGTGCACTCATAAATCAGTCATAGCAATTATTACAGTTTCAATATGAATACGGCCGCATTTTATACCTGGTCTTTGTTTAAAGTATTAACATCAGTAGTACTTGAAGCGAGATGGTATCAAATAGAGAATATACGGATATACATAGATACGGATTACATTGTTCGTCATGCTGAAATGTGCAACCATAAACCATTGATTGTCCGCAACCATGGAATGAGGAAGTCGCTCGACTTGCATCGTCACGCGCAGAAGGTTACATACACCATATAGAGAAGACGCCTCTTTTATGTTTTCCGCAAGGcagaacaaatattatttcgtaGCTTGTAAGATACCGTGACTCAAGTAGTCAAATATTTGCGTGGGCGTTCtaatgttaagatttttttttcgtgtttacCCACCAAACTGTGCAACTAAAGATATCTAGTAGTTTTAATTCCTGTACTACTTAACAGTTACCTTTCATCTTAATTTACTTTTTCCTCTTATGCAgcgatattttattatgatttactaACACAAGTTCACACTCATATAAGCTCTCGTCTTAAGCACTAGCTCACCATGTCCCCATCGGCGTCGCAAGTGAAACAAGATAGAAACCATCGCAGTAAGATTACCATTAATGGCAAGCCACGCCGCCACACCGTTCAGATTTCACTAACACCAATAGGTAGATGTGTCTGCCGCTACTGAACCAATATGTAAAACAATACGATTGTTTGGAGAGTGACCACTAACGTGTAATGTGACACACTGTATCATTCAAATATCTAGTAATCTTTGCGAATATCAAACTGGTAGAAAGTTCTCGATCAATAACGCTGTCCATTTAgcgacaaaaataaaagtgaattgCCGTTTACATAATTAAACGACACGACTAGCTAGAAAACAGCTTTCCACACAACCTTCTTCGTACATAGCCGATGTGCATACACAACTTCTAATCTACCAAATTACGAGTATGCTGATGACATACGGATCTTACACTCAAAGCCATAACCGATCTTTTAATCGCTATCGTAAAAGttgataacataattaaaatccgTGTACTTGAACCAACCATGAAGAAACTAATTAGATACCTCTATAAATATCATTGCTAATTGTAAGTCAATTTAGTGTTCCCataaagaaaagttttcttAGATAAGACACAATGAATGATTGTTATGagaaggaaataaaaacaattaatcatATAACAATGCCCACGATGACACACGGTGTTCCTTTAGCTGAGTTATTCTCTTATCTCATCAAATATGATTTAGCAAACAAGGCGAGACACGCATGCATCCAGGTGCACTTCGGATAGTTTACAGGAGGATAGTTTTTTcacaaaagttataaatatgcaTATCCAAAAGCGCTGTTATCGTTAAGAATCGTAAGACGAAGAATAAATACTTCTAAATTGCAATGGCAACCTGATTGCGAAGCTTGAAAATTCAGAAGCATTATGATCATTGTGTTATGGTATTTTCAGAATTAAGCCCCTGATCCACCAGTGCACTTGACCGCGGTAAAAACCATTAATTGATAAAGCAGTTAGGTTtgttcacaaataaatttacatatctTCAAAACACtcgattcttatttttatattctacaGTATTCTACTCGCTTATAACTTCGTTCTCATTAATTCTGAGTTGCAAACAAGCGCGCCGGCTGCAAATAGGTTTCATATGGCGTGAGGGCGTAACTTTTCCAGCTTGGAAATTCAATTGCATATCAAACAGACACGAAGGATTGGTACTGCATCCCTAATTGGTGGAATTTTATCATATATTTGCTACGGTGTTTACGCATAGCTAAGATTAACTTTGATCGTGTAATCATTCATTGTTTCGTATTATTCTTTCGTTCAAATTTACAATAAAGGTTCTAgcgttttgttatttgtttatgcTAGCTCCGCGATTGTTATTGCATTGTACAACTCTACGTGGGCCGCAAACTGGTTTGTGCGGAAGAAATTATCCCGTGAAGGTATTGGTCTACAGTTTCCTGAGAAAGTCTTATGGGACTACTTCACATACTTGTCTTTAGAAACATCTTACTTTAACAATGAGTTCGCAGAGTTAAAAGACTTAGAGCAACGCTCTATATAATTTAGAGTCCACAATAAAATAGATTCATCAGTCACGGATTCTGTGACAAAAATTCGAATTGCGTGATGCAGGATTTAATGACGTCATATGTTCGGATTACGGTAACGGTAGAGAAGCGTGAGACTCGTCTATGATTATGGTTGATAATCGAATATAAAACATCCTAAAAGCGCAACAAAGACTGATCGTGAGAGACTATTGCATTATCTCAGAAATAACAAACTGCAGATGTTCTTGACTAGTTATGTAACAGATATAGTTGATTATATgttatatttaatcttttaatcaCCTTTTACGTGATCTATTgacaaatcattttaattaaaaccaattaaTAACACACCCAAAATTAAAGGCTTGAACTCAATTGTaagtaccaataaataaaaccatcaactttaaataattttttgcTAACTAGATGTGCTAAATGAGGTATAATTTAGGTTTTAACATGATGAGGTTCCAAATAATGGGAAGAATTTCACTATATCTATCAATATTTGTCCTTATGTTTGTTGTATAGCAATCATTGGTTGGTACACTGTCAAAGGAGgtttatataacttttaaagTAGTTTTCTTTCTAGAAATCTCATTATTGCATAATTCAACAGCTCTTGATTTATAGTAGggcttgttttatttttatgacttataAGGAATGTCATGTTAGCTGCCAGCTGTAAGatgatttatttcatttgaagaaTATATACTCTGCAAGGATAAGGAAGAAAGGTAAAAATTGCTATTTCCTGCAAAGATGTTAAATAGTTACACATATTAAGAGTATGGTATCATTAgatttgttacataaaacacaatatttatcgatatacatagaaattaaatgaagataaaatatcatttaattattatgcaaataaacagtactgggaaaagataatattattgacACTATTTTTACATAGgtttattcttttataaaaaaaagtgaacCTACTTATTCTCAGAGTTTCACCTGCATTCTTTCTCAAGCATTTGTGTTTATTATGACTTGCAATCCTGTATATTAATTGGCACCGACTTTGCCACACAGgtatttattcacattttctagTTAGGTGTCACACAAGAATGACAAAGCTTTGAATAAAGTTATTTCATCTGCTACAGACAGAAAGTTTATTGGTTTCATTAATTATagttctgtataataatatatgtaagtcTAAACAATTTTGATACACAATAGATCATATACCAGCAATGACCATGTCCAATTGAGCAGTTTCATTGGACCTCAATATCAATGCTTCAATTGGTTtggcaaattaaaaataattaaaattgaatgaaagcaATGAATAATTAAGTGATTGGTTGAACATATTGTGTTGTGTTTAGAGTTTGTAAACAATTTGATATTGACTATATAGATAATGCATTATttgtatattctttatttaaataaaagtttatggtgtaaaatactaaaaaatcaTGGTAAATATACTGGATTGGATAGATCTCCTATTCAGGTAACAAATTGATATTGTAGAATACAAATGGCACACACAGAAATGTAGTCTCGTCACACATATAGTATTCATAAGATTGTgttaaaaatagtcaaaaaagattatcttaaataaattgaactatTCAATTACTGTGTTAAAATCACTTAATGTTTAAAATCAAGTACAAAATGTTCCTTTTCAGATGAGTATGGTCTGGGTCTCTTTGTGACAACTGATAGTGGCAAATATAACGCAAAATATTGCAAAACCTTTATATATTATCAAGAAACGTAATATGGTTttagaaaaattataatattgataagtTTCATCATGTTTCATTATAAGTTGGCTTGAGACTGGTTTGTCATTGGTAGTGGCTGCTTTCCTAACTCTTTTAATCAAACTTATTGAAGAGTTTAAAGAGGCCAATGTATtacattcaataattaaatgtgtaaaGGTATGGTTATGGGAGCCATTGGCACATAATTAAACCATGAACTAAAAAGGCAGgcaaaattttgaaatagaaGTTGAATTAAGTATAATTAGGATAGAGTGTCTACCTGTATGTGCCAGTCTCCTGCCCACGAGTGGGCTGTCCAGCAGCAGCCGGCGCAGCGACCAGCGGCCGAGCACTCCGCCGCCCCAGCCAcagccgccgccgctgccgcgcCTCATGCCCTCGCGTTCCACCATCACAACAAACCCATACACATAACACACAAGCACTGGCTGACTGGCCCGACTGCTCTCAGCTTCACACGACCGACATCAACCCTCACAGATTAACGACTACCGTTATGAAATATAGACATCGACTCACGGACTCCGACCAGTCTTTGCACAACGTGTATTGAGTAACCGACTCGCTACGCATCAGCGAGAGAAAGTACTGATGGTCAGCCGAAACGTACGTGTACGCGGACGCGACACAGATGCTGCCTCAGGTGGGGAACGCAAGCTGTTTATTGAGATCCCATTGTGCTGACTGGGCTAGCTTACAACTACTAAACGTGTAATAAACTCGGAGATATAAAATTACCCTCgattttcttattaataatatagcGGAGATCCGAAACTACAGTGGCTAAACAAACAAtgccattttataaaaataaaatgaataaaattgagtGTCTACGATAGGAAACGCCAAACACATTCACAACTGTCAAAGAAGATCACCGGTGGTACTACAAACGAAATTCACACTCAACAACTCACGTCCTAACTCATATTTTTCTCGCTTATAGTGttccaacaaaaacaaacgagaCGGGATGGGGAGTACAACTCCGACGACTTCGTACTAGAACGAACTCGATGAATTTGTCTTTGGTAgactattgtttgtttattttccctTTGTGATTCCTTTGCCTCAAATGGTCTATAAAGATGGCATTAGTTTATGGTTAGAAATGTTCGGATACTTGCaccaaataaaattgaaatgaagatgaaaaatataggtatagaaGTAAAAACGGAAACAAAGATtaataatagaaaagaaaacgGTTTAATAAATTGGTGACCACCAATCCGACGACTAATGAAAGATACCTTTGTAACTTTTGAGCAAATAACTAAACGTATCGATGTACTGTATATATGGGTGCAGAAATAGTGGTGGAGGTACTGCCTTCGACCTAAAAGTTAGGCTAAAACTAtagctagttttatttaaataatttagtattattttgtgCGACCACCAGTTGTAATAGCAGTGTATATcaatcaaagtaaaattttattattttgtactaagaatgtatagaaataaaatcaagaatatttttttgaaattaattaacttaattctAAAATGCTTAATTATGATTCAAATTCATTCTACTAATTACACATATAGTCCCCTCTAGGGACTTCGGAGACATCAATCAAATTAATAGATTAGATCAGCTAATCGAGCTCCTATGCTGGACCTATTCCCTGCCCGGTAGCGCCACAAAGCCCTATCCTCCACAAGCGCGTGTGATACGCGTTtgaaaaaattatgttttgcaGACGTATGTATCCaaccaaaaataattgtattctgattatttttaatgcataataaataaatgtttaagtcGATACACTCGATACCCTTTTTTCGTCAGCACACGCCTAAAATGATTTTTGTCACATGTTTGACATGCCTTTATACGTTGTACATCCTCTACCAAtgattaaaagtttaataatctagttatatttgcaaattaaaCGCATAAATGACGTGGTTACGAATGTGTCTTATCACATGTCACTGTCAATTTTGACAAAACGCTATTTACGAAAGCCGAAAGCGATTCATTCATTCAGTCATCAAAGACACcgaaaataattgtgttgtgtAGATGTTCTAATTAAATAGAATCAGAATGCATATATATTCGCAAactttggtttttgttttactaatagTAAGTTGTGTGTTGTGTGAAAATAAGTACTCCAAATCGGCCAACGAGAAAAAGAAAAGTGAGGTTGATTTTAGAAACTTAGATAAGCCATTCAGGatgaataaacttaatttattatggaCTAAAGCACGAcaggtaaagtattttttgtagagttttgtCTTATAACTcctataaactataaaatagtctaaataatatatagataaaCTACCAAATAAATTCCGAGAAACTTTTGGGCACCGGCAGTACGCCGCCTCTAAATTTGCAATCATAGGagaaaacataacaatattttaaattaatttccagCGCTTAACAGAACCGAAGCTAAAGTCATTGTACAGTGACTTGATGATACAAGACAAGGAAGAGCTCATACAAAAGAGGGTGAAGAGTGAAGGAGGAGATAAAGAGGGCTTGAAGGAAGCAGAACTGAGGCGCAAACTTAGCAACATTATGTCGAACTATGGACTCTTACATCACTTTGAACCTGATGCACCCAGAGGAAAGGATCATCCTGTAAGTAGTGACTAAAAAGAACTTGTCTAGAAAACTATTCAAGTGGTATAAGCCACTAAGCTTATAGTCAATTACTCAGAAATAAAACAGTATGTATTCAACTTTTCAAACTTTTggtgaaatttttaattaaatcaaaaccaaattacaactttttactgttcaatttataaaatcatgtaAGTTTCAATTTATCATCTTAGTGGTGATAAGAGGGAACTAAGATAAGGGacacttatttaaaacataggTTCATTGACTGTTAAAGACATagagataaaaatgtaattgtttttacagCTGCACCAGTTGTTATTTAGATACATTTGTCATTGCCTGACTTTGCACACAGtaagaaaaagtatattatttttactactgatataaataacacaaaacaatgcagaacttgttttaaatgaatCTCTATTGTCAATTTcttccaacaaaataattgtgcTCTCATAAAATCATAATCTAGGCCAGCTTTTTAGGTTTACTGCCTTGTATGATCTATgtgtaaataaagatttacaaaaatgtGTCTTACCACCTTGCAATAGAGGATTATTTGTCACCACCATATAACAACTGAATCAGAACTATGTTGCTTCATCACTCAGGGTTTCAATTCAGCAATGGATGACTACATTAACAAAAGTATATTCAAAGACAAGAAGCTCAACTACTTGTGGACCAAGGCTGAGTCAGCAGGATTCACTATGGAGGAGCTGATGGCTTTAAGAGAAGAGTTCACACATCATCAGGAGAAAATCGACCAGTATTATGACCTCTTCAGTGATGATTCACCAAAAAATGATGCTTTTAAAagtaagttatgtttttttttttaaaaggagaGTATTGTAAAGATCATATCTATTAGCTGTAAATTCATAAGTGTAAAATCCTAACTCATTGCAGTTGTTATTCATATAACATCATGTTCTATTTCAGATGTTATAAATGAAGATGAGTTAGACAAGTTTAATGAGATTGGAGGTGACCAAGCAACAGAGATGAACAAGGATTACATTGACAAAGCCAACCTCATTAGAGAAAAGCACCAAGTTTTAAGGGATGGCTATGATAGAATACAAAGGGTTATTGCTAAaggtaaaaaccttttttctttatcAGTATTTTCATTATCATATCACTCT
This sequence is a window from Trichoplusia ni isolate ovarian cell line Hi5 chromosome 8, tn1, whole genome shotgun sequence. Protein-coding genes within it:
- the LOC113496681 gene encoding alpha-2-macroglobulin receptor-associated protein — its product is MHIYSQTLVFVLLIVSCVLCENKYSKSANEKKKSEVDFRNLDKPFRMNKLNLLWTKARQRLTEPKLKSLYSDLMIQDKEELIQKRVKSEGGDKEGLKEAELRRKLSNIMSNYGLLHHFEPDAPRGKDHPGFNSAMDDYINKSIFKDKKLNYLWTKAESAGFTMEELMALREEFTHHQEKIDQYYDLFSDDSPKNDAFKNVINEDELDKFNEIGGDQATEMNKDYIDKANLIREKHQVLRDGYDRIQRVIAKGPNNKEFIEPKVQGLWKIAVSANFTTEELASLKVELQHYESRLLKLRHLQADHVSNREKHKSKVAGTGDKFNHFEDQEQMIKKHSRKVEKMHADLESKILERHTEL